The following DNA comes from Enterocloster bolteae.
TTCCACCAGCCATAATATTTATGATATGGAAAATGACTTTTTCCCGGAGCAGGCCATGGAGATTCAGATTAACTAAGTATCAAAAAAAGACAGTTCGGCTGTCTTTTTTTTATGGCTCTTTGTCAATAGTTGGGGTGGGATTTGTTAAAATCCCGCCCCAATTCTATGAAAAGGGCCCTTTTTATGTTTAGTTCCAGGTTTTACTGATTTTGGGCATGCCAAATAAGCCTCCGCATTACCGACCTTTTTATCCTATGATGTACAGTGAAGTATCCGGGTTCGGAACCGTTTGAAATTCCGGATTCCGTAGCTGCTCCGTTTTAATACCTTTATCTTGTTGTTAAATCCTTCTGTGGGACCATTTGTCAACCCGTATTTAAAGGCATTCAGAATTTCTTTTCGCCAGGCCCTGTAGGTCTTAGCACAGGCCTCAAATTCCTTGATCCCACAGCTCTGTGCATTCGCAATCCAGTCATCAAATTCCCTCTGCTGCTGACGATACGCTTCCATCTGGCAGATATCATAAAACCACTCTTTCATGCGGTGTGCCAGACGCAGATCCTCGCTATAGTGAAGCATTAAATCACAGGCCTGTTTGTTCTCATCTTTCAGCTTTTTATAGCGGGTCAGAATGAGTTTCCGGCTGCGTTTATAATACTTACGCAGAGAAACCGGCATGGAGCGCTGCAGCCGTTTGCGTACATTTTCAATCGCCCATGTCATCTGCCGGATGAAATGATATTTATCCACGATGATTGTAGCGTTTGGAAAGAAGGTCTGTGCAAGTTCGGTGTAGGGGCGCCACATATCGCAGACGAAGAACTTTACCTTCAGGCGTTCTTTCCTGGGAATGTTCCGCCAATAATCAGCCAGATGGCTCTGGGTCCGATCCGGGAGAATGTCGAGGATCCGGCGCTTTTTCGGATCAACCAGAATGCACTGATATTTACCGGTAGAAGCATTGCCTTTGAATTCGTCAATGGAAAGCGCTTGTGGAAGCTGGTCAGGCGGAGGATAGCAAATCGTGTCCAGAAGGCGGCAGACCGTCTGGACGGAAACACCGGTAAGCTCTGCAATCTGTTTTAAGGAAAAGGTCTGCCGGAGCAGGGAGACAATGTAAAATGCCAGTCTGCGGGTCCTGCGGTGGTAGCTGGGGAGGAACGAATAGGGTTCCGTGAACCGTTTGCGGCAGTATGGGCAGAGGTAGCGGCGTTTGCGAAGGAGCAGGATTACTTGTTTTCCCAGTAAGGGAATGTCCTGGACTTCTTGTAAACGGTAATCATGAATCCGTTTAGTTTTAGCCCCACAGCAGGGACAAGTCTGTTCTACCGGTTGGGACTGGATGAAAATTTTAATGAAAGAGTCTGCCTGAACCACTTTTTTAATAAAAACACCTTCCAAGTTAAGGAAAGCCTTGGTATAATTAGGGTACATCTATAAGGGGTCACCTCCGTAACATTAAACTTTGGTTGGGATAATGCGTTTAGGAGGCTTCTTATAGATGTATTTTATTACAACGAAAAGAATGTTGGAAGTGTGCTTTTCAGCACACCCCAACATTCAGTATAGAACCTTTTTTATCTGTATTTTTAACCCCATTGCCCTGCCTTTCTTCAGACCGGGATGGGATTTCAACCTGAGATGGGATGTATCTTTTGCTATTCCTGAAAAGAGGAGCAGCCAGCGGGCTGTTCCCGCTGGCTGAGTATTATGAAAAAAAGTTATTAGCATTGACCTTTTACAATGATTAGTATATTCAGAAAATGTGAGCAGTCTGTTGCAAAAGTATGAACGGTTTGTAATAAGTTTATGAATGAAATAAGAATGTACATATTGCACAAAAACAGGACGGGATTATTGAATAAAAAAGCCAATAGACTAAAAATGTTTTAGGGTATATAATTAATTTTGTATTAAATATTGGTGCTATTCACTATGTATATCCTGAGAATTGGCTCAGAGTTTCTACCAACTACCGTAAAGAGTTGACTACATGGCTTTTTGTAGTTGGCTCTTTTTTTGCAGTTAAAGATCTGCTGGCGGAGGGGGGAGAGTGAGGTAAAGCAGCTGGAGACCGGCTACAAGGGATAGCGACGTGAGGAATCTGATCACATTACACAGATTAAAACATGACATGGAGGACATAGCATTGAAACAAGAAACAGGACGTATAGACCGCTTTTTCCAGGTATCTCAGAACCATTCAAGCGTCAGGACGGAAGTGCTTGCGGGAATCACCACATTTATAACCATTGCCTATATTTTAATTTTGAACCCACAGATTTTAGCAGACCCCTACGTCATCATGGGGGATGCCGCCATGGCAGGCAAAATTGCAAATGGCGTATTTATTGGAACATGTATCGGAGCTTTTATCGGAACAATTCTCTGTGCATTGTATGCCAGAGTGCCCTTTGCGCAGGCGCCCGGAATGGGATTGAATGCTTTTTTTGCATACACGGTTGTGTTGGGAATGGGCTATACTTATGGTCAGGCCCTGGTGGTTGTGTTCATTTCAGGCGTATTTTTCATTGTGATAACAGCTATCGGACTGCGTGAGGCAATTATAAGGTCCATACCCGATGCGGTAAAAACGGCCATCACCCCCGGAATCGGTTTGTTTATTACTATCATCGGTCTGAAAAATGCGGGTATAGTCATATCAAATCCAGCAACCCTTGTAAGCCTGGTGGACTTTTCCCAATGGAAAATAGAAGGGGCTGATCTGGCTCTCATGAGCAGCGCTCTGGTTGCACTGGCCGGACTGGTTATCATGGGAATGCTTCATGCCAGAAAAGTCAAGGGTTCAATCCTTCTGGGCATTGTGGCTGCAACACTTATAGGTATACCTCTTGGGGTGACTCATATTTCAAACCTGGATATGAACATCGGAATGAAATTCAGGGATTTTGCAGAGGTATCGTTTATGAAAATGGACTTTGCCGGATTATTTTCAGGAGCCAATATGGTGGAGACCATCTTTACTGTAACCATGCTGGTCATCAGCTTTTCGCTGGTAAATATGTTTGATTCCATCGGCACACTTCTGGGCGCGGCCAAGCAGTCGGGCATGATTGATGAAAATGGCGAGGTGATCCGGATGAAGCAGGCGCTGATGTCAGATGCCATTTCTACGGCTGCCGGTGCCATGGTGGGAACATCCACCGTAACCACAGTGGTGGAATCCAGCGCAGGCATTGCAGCCGGAGGACGGACCGGACTTACAAGCCTGGTAACAGCCCTTATGTTTCTGGGGGCTATTCTGTTTGCGCCCATTGTAAGTATTGTTCCCGCAGCTGCCACTGCACCGGCACTGATTTTTGTGGGTATTTTAATGCTGGGAAATATCAGGGACGTAGATTTTTCTGATATGAGCAACGCGCTTCCCGCTTTCTGCACCATTGTATTCATGCCGTTTACATATTCAATTGCCAATGGCGTTGCATTCGGACTGATTACTTACTGCCTGATGAAGCTTACCACTGGCAGGAGGCAGGATGTGAAGATACTGACCCTGGCCATTTCGGTTGTGTTCGTGGTAAGATATGCATTTATGACATTGGGTTAGCTGGAGCTTGATGGGAAGGAGAAAAAACAGACTACAAAATCAGAGAAAGATATGATAAAATACATATAATTCATGGGCCATATCGTGAATTGGCCCTGAAAAAGGGAGGAGCCAGTGGGATATATCCCACTGGCCGAGTATTATGAAAAAAAGTCTTATAAGCATTAGCTGTTTACAATATAAAGTATATCCACTAATTATGAGCAGTCTGTTACCTAAATGTGAACAGTTTGTAAGTAGTTTGTGACAAAAATCATTCAAAATTCTTACAGGAAAAGACACGTAAACATGCGGGGCAGGAGGAATATAAATGTGGAGCAGATTGAAACAATTTCTGGGAATCATTCCGGATTTTACGGATTCTGAGGAGGTATTCCGTGCCTTGCATGGTGACGTGGTTAAAAGAAATTTTCTTTTTCACATATTCATCATTGTGTTTGAATTTGTGATGGTCATTTCCATATCCATGCGTCCGGGCGGGCCCTTTGCCAAGCCCCGCAGAGTGACATATTTTGTTTTGTATCTGGTCCTTATACTGGCAGCGGCAGGTGTTACATGGCTGGAGACATGGATTGACAGGAAGAGGCAGGCAGTACCGGCAGATTGAGGCCGCCAACCAGATGCTGAGCCAGGAGGCTCTGTCAGAAGCCCTGACAAACCTTGGAAACAGAAACCGCTTTGAGAAAACAATTCAGGCTTTTGAGTTTGATAAGCAGGGATGCGGGACTCTTGGCTGTATTTATATTGATGTAAACGGCCTCCATGAGATTAACAATCACCTGGGGCATCAGGCAGGAGCCCGGATGCTTAAAACCATATCGGACATCTTCCTGGAATATTTTGATTCCCAGGATATTTTTCGCATTGGGGGAGATGAGTTTGTCATTCTGTGTAAAAATATGGGACGCGAGGAGCTGGTGCGCAGGATAGAGCAGGTCTGCAGGAAAACGGAGGAGGCAGGTTTTTCACTCTCCACAGGACTGGAATGGCGGGAGTCGGATCTTAGAATTGAGGACATTGTACAAAAGGCAGAGAGAGCCATGCAGGAGAATAAGAAGGGCTTTTATTCTTCCAAGGGGGGAGAGCGGCAGAGGCGTGAACTGAACCAGCATATGGAACGGCTTATATCTGAGAAAAAGGATGCGGACCGGTTCCTCAGCATACTGGCTCCTGTGTTTGAGGGTGTGTTTTTTGTGAATCTGGAGACGGATACAGTGCGGCAAATCTTCATACCTTCCTATTTCCAGGAAATGCTGAAGGAATGTGGTGACAAATACAGCAGGGCCCTGCTGCTGTATGCAGATAGAATGGTGGAACCCCAATACGCTTCGTTATTTGAGCTCTGCTGTGATTACAGCCGTCTTGAAGCCATGCTGGAGGGAGAGGAGATACCTGATTTTACTTACCGGAAAAAGGATGGGAGCCAGCTGAGGCTGAGAATCCTCAAATTCTATCATTATGACAGCACGGGTAAGGAAACCTTATGGATTTTTTCTGATATAGAAATCATTTATATTGAATCATGATGGTTTTATGAATATGGTTTTATGAAAATACAGGGGCGCTGCAGCGGTCATTCTTGGCCTGCTGCAGCGCCCCGAAATATTACTCAGTCCATGGTTAATAAGTTAGAACGAAGATGTCTGAAGGCGGAAATTGGAGCCTGAACGAATCAAGGCAACTGTATAGTCCTGATTCTGCCGGAAGCTCATCCAGGTATCTACCAGAGGTGAACGCATGTCGTTCCCCTGGTAGACTGTAATACGATAGCGTCCGGGAATCACATTGTATATGCGGGAGTACTGCAAATAGTTCAGATTGGATACCACCAGGCGGTTGTTCACGTAAATCTGAATCGGTCCGGGGACAGATGCATTGTAGAATCTGACGCGGGCAGGAGAGAGGGGGAGAACGATGCCTGGCAGGATTGTACCCCAGTTCCAGGACCAGTCGGGCCGTACGGGAGGAACAGGCCTGGGAGGGATGGGTCTGGGAGGAGTGGGCCTGGGAGGAATGGGCCTGGGAGGAACCGGTCTGTTAGGCCATCCCGGTCTGTCGGGAATGGGGCGCCCGGGTCTGTCTGGAAGCGGAGGAACCGGTCTGTCGGGACGTCCGGGCCTGTCGGGTATAGGAGGGACCGGCCTGTCGGGCCGTACGGGTCTGTCGGGAATAGGGCGTCCGGGCCTGTCAGGAAGCGGGGCAACCGGCCTGTCGGGCATAGGGCGCCTGGGCATTGCCTGCATGGGACTGGCATCCCTGTCCTGCATGCCAAAATCATTCTCCTGGTCTGACCAGTCGCTTCCATCCTCCGGAAGAGGAAGAATGGGAGTGGTTTCCTGGGAGTTCAGCCATTCATCGGAGCCGTAAGGCTCTGAATCATATTCGGAATATTCAGCGGCTGAATTAAAGTCATCCTCTGTTGTGGATGGATAAAAATTATCGTTATACATAAGGTAACCTTTCATAAATATGCTTTGTCATATCTTATGCGCAGAAAAAGATTATGTGCGGGAAGGCTTGATTTTCGGAATACAAAGACATATTTCGCCATCAACCGGCAGGAGCGGCGCAAAATGCACAAAATAAAGTTTTCTTCTGGCAAAACTTTGGGCAGACTTTTTTATGACCCTATGCTATTATAATAGACGTAACCCCCCCCAATACATTATATAGTTTTTGCTACACCCCATAAGAAACGAAATACCTTCTCCTAAAATGACCAGTTCCCCGACTGGTCATTTTACTTTTATCTGAAGCTGCAAATTCTCGCGGTTTTATCTGGTTGTCACGGAAATGAATCCCCATTCTCAATTAAAAGTGCACAAAATTAAGTACGTAATTTTGAATAATATACACGAAATAAAGGACGGATCAAAAAAACAGTTGACTTTAAAGTTTGCGGGACTTACAATGTGTCCATGAAATGAATACGTATAATTAACAAAAAATTAACGGAAAAAGGAGGAAAAATTAGAAGAAATGACAAAACCATGGCAAAAACTTGGGGACAATGTAAAAAATGACAACAAATGACAAGAATAGATATCCTTAAAACCATGTTAATCTGTATGTGGTTTTTAAAATGATTCTTTGCATACCAAAGAAATGTATCAAAGTTTATTTTTTTAGGCCAAAACCATTAATACGTATTCATACAAACCGTAAATAAAATAGTAAAAAGGAGAAATAACATGTTAAAGGGAAGAATTGTATCAGGAAAAATAGTGAGCATTTTGCTGGCGGCCACAATGATGGCGGGATGTATCCTGACAGGATGCGGCAGCGCAGAGAGCGGCAGCCTGGAAGCCGCGGACAAAGTGGCAGAAACAGCCAATGCACCTGCCGCCGGAAATGGTGAAGAGGGACCGGGCGGGACTTCTGGAGAACCGGCTGAGGTTTCTGTCATCATTGAAACCTTTGACAATACATTTGCATCTTTTGTGATGAATGCCATGAAAAAATACGAGGAAGAGCATAAGGATAAAATCCACATTACATATTTGGACTCCAAGCAGGATGCCAACACGCAGATCAGCCAGGTGGAGAATCAGATTCTCAACGGCACCCAGGCCATTATCTGCCTGGCAGTGGATGCCAAGCAGTCAGAACCCATTGTGAGGGCTTGCAAGGAGGCGGGGGTGCCCCTTATTGCCTTTAACCGCATATTTGAAAACTGTGACAGTTTTGTGGGTGCGGACGGCGCAGTGGCCGGTTCTCTGCTGGCCCGGTTTACAGGGGAAAAGACAGGAGGAAAAGGCAATGTAGCGATTGTAAACGGAATTATGGGCCAGGAGAACCAGTTTATCAGGCGTGACGCAATTGTAGAAACCTTAGGTGAAATGTATCCGGATATGCAGGTGGTGATTGAAGGCGCCGGCGACTGGAAACGAGACAAAGCGCTTCAGCTTGTAGAGACATGGCTGCAGTCCGGAACAGATATAGATGCAATTCTGTGTCTGAACGATGATATGGCCATGGGTACGCAGCTGGCAGTAGAGCAGGCGGGCAAAAGCGATGATATTATTGTCTGCGGCGTCAACGGGGATCCGGATGGAATCAATGCGGTCAGGGACGGCAAGATTGCTGCCACCGTATTCCAGAATCCCGACCGCCAGGCAGAGGAAGCGCTGGAGGCAGCTTTGCAGTATATTCACGGGGAGAAGCCGGAGAGCAAGATCATGATTCCCTTTGAACTTGTGACAGCGGACAATGTTGATGATTATGTGCAGTATTCCCAGAAGTAGCAAAAATAGAAGAGGGCGCTTGGCAGGCGCCCATCCATTCAGATTTTGGAAACGGACAGAAGGGAGGAAAACAAATGGGCAGTGATACCGGATACATTCTGGAAATGAACCACATAACAAAGGAGTTTCCAGGAGTCAAAGCGTTGAAGGATGTTACCTTTAAGGTGCGCAAAGGGGTGGTGCATGGCCTTATGGGGGAGAATGGGGCAGGTAAATCCACTCTTATGAAAATCCTTCAGGGAATCTATACACCCACATCGGGGACAATGATATTTGATGGAAAACCATTGGAGCTAAAGACAATCTATCATGCCCTGGAAGCGGGGATATCCATGATTCACCAGGAAATGAGCCCAATTCCGGACATGACGGTGGCGGAGAATATCTTTTTGGGAAGAGAACCAAAGAATAAATGGGGATTTGTTGACCACAAACAATTGAATGAGATGACAGCCTGTCTGTTAGGCAGGCTGAGGCTTAAGCTGAGCCCCACCATATTGATGAGGGAACTCAGCGTGGGAAATATGCAGATGGTGGAAATCGCAAAGGCTATATCATTTCATTCCAAGCTGATCATAATGGATGAGCCTACATCTGCAATTGCAGACAAGGAAGTGGAAAGCCTTTTTAACATCATAAGAATGTTGAAGGAAGAGGGCGTGACCATTATTTATATTACACATAAGATGTCGGAAGTGTTTGAGATAACAGATGAGATTTCGGTCCTCAGAGATGGAGAGCTGGTAGGAGGGGACCTGACTGCTGACCTGGATAACAATAAGCTGATTTCTCTCATGGTAGGAAGGGAACTGACGGAAATGTTCCCCAAAGTATATTACGAGCCGGGAGAGGAATTGCTGAGAGTTGAACATTTTTCTGACGGAAAACGGTTCTTTGACGTATCCTTCTGCGTGCATGAGCGGGAAATGTTAGGGTTTACAGGACTGATTGGGTCGGGCAGAAGCGAGCTTTTAGAAGCGGTGTTCGGCCTGCGTCCCCATACGGAGGGCAGGGTATTTATCCGGGGAAAGGAAGTACATATAAGGAATCCGCATGATGCCATCGCCCTTGGCATCGGCCTGCTGACAGAGGACAGAAAGGCCAGCGGATGCTTTCTTCCCCTGGATATCACTGACAATATGATTATGTCGAATCTGGAACTCCAGAAAAAGGGGATGTTTCTGGACTTTAACCGGATTAAGGCCCATACGGAATCCATGCGGGCCAAACTGGCGGTTAAAACACCCTCTATGGAGCAACATATTGAATTGCTTTCAGGCGGCAACCAGCAAAAGGTTCTGATGGGAAGATGGATGATCAATGCCCCCTTGATTCTGATTGTGGATGAGCCTACCAGGGGGATTGATGTAAATGCAAAGGCGGAAATCCACCGCCTGCTAGGTGAAATGAACAAAAACGGCACTGCAGTCATTCTGGTATCCTCGGAGATGCCAGAAGTCCTGGGCATGAGCGACCGCATTGTCATTATGCACGAAGGCCGCAAGGCCGGTGAGATTGGAAGGGAAGACGCCACGCAGGAGCTTCTGATGCAGATTGCATTCGGGGAAGATGAAGGGAGGAAACATTAAAATGGAAAATAAAGAAAGGGCCGCAGCCAGCCGCTTAATCAAAAAATACAGTATTATACTGATACTGATTGCGCTCATGATTGTTCTGACAATGATTAAGCCGCAGTTTATAAAACCGGGAAATCTTGTGAATATGCTGCGCCAGATATCACTGGTAGGGATTCTCACCATGGGCATGATGCTGGTGATACTGATTGGCGATATTGATATTTCGGGAGGACCGCAGATTGCGCTTACATCCGTTATATGCGCTTACTTTGCCAGCAGGGAATGTCCGCTGGTTCTGGCTTTCCTGATGCCTCTGCTGGCAGGATTGTGCTGCGGTCTGGTAAATGGTGTCCTGACCGCGAAAATGAGGATTCCTTCTTTCATCGCTACCCTTGGCATGATGAGCGTGGCAAAGGGCCTGGCTTTGATTGTCTCAAAGGGCCAGCCTATCAGCGGCATACGGCCTGAGATAGAGTGGCTGGGAAGCAAGAAGCTTATGGGAATCCCGGTATTAGTAATTGTATTCATTATATGTGCCGCAGTGGTCAGCATCATGCTGCAAAAGACGGCCTTTGGCAAGAAAATTTATGCACTGGGAGGCAACCAGGAAGCGGCCAGGGTTTGCGGCATTAACGTTGATTTGACCAGAATCAAGGTATTTCTGCTGATGAGTGTGTTTGCCACCATTTCCGGCATCCTGATTACCGGGCGTGTAAGCTCGGGTTCAGCCACCAACGGAATCGAGTATCACATGGATGCCATTGCCTCCACGGTAATCGGAGGCGTCAGCATGACCGGAGGGTCCGGCAATGTGATGGGCGTTGTGGGCGGAGTGCTTATAATGGGCGTTCTGCAAAACGGCCTGGATTTAATGATGGTATCACCGTATTTGCAGCAGATTTTCAAGGGCGCCATTATAGTAATAGCAGTGGTGGCCGACAACATGAAGAACAGAAGGTAGAAGGATAACTTATGAAGGCATTGGTTATGAGGGCGCCGGGGGAATACGGCGTGGAGGATGTAAAAAAGCCGGTTCCCGGCTTTCAGGAAGTACTGGTAAGAATGCATTCCGTGGCAATCTGCGGATCAGATCCGCCCCTTCTGGCGGGAGAGAGCCTGAAGGACGGACTGCCCGCTTACATGCCTTTTATACCGGGCCATGAGGGAGCCGGCGTGGTGGAAACCGTGGGAAGCGGCGTGACTGATTTTAAACCAGGGGATATGGTGGCGGCAGAGGCCCATCTTGGGTGCGGACACTGCGCCAACTGCAGGATGGGGCGGTATAACCTGTGCCTTAATTTCGGTATCAGGGAGCAGGGGCATAAGCAGTATGGATTTACCGCTCAGGGATGCTATGCCCAATACTGTGTCTATCACATACGGGCCGTCCAT
Coding sequences within:
- a CDS encoding sugar ABC transporter ATP-binding protein produces the protein MGSDTGYILEMNHITKEFPGVKALKDVTFKVRKGVVHGLMGENGAGKSTLMKILQGIYTPTSGTMIFDGKPLELKTIYHALEAGISMIHQEMSPIPDMTVAENIFLGREPKNKWGFVDHKQLNEMTACLLGRLRLKLSPTILMRELSVGNMQMVEIAKAISFHSKLIIMDEPTSAIADKEVESLFNIIRMLKEEGVTIIYITHKMSEVFEITDEISVLRDGELVGGDLTADLDNNKLISLMVGRELTEMFPKVYYEPGEELLRVEHFSDGKRFFDVSFCVHEREMLGFTGLIGSGRSELLEAVFGLRPHTEGRVFIRGKEVHIRNPHDAIALGIGLLTEDRKASGCFLPLDITDNMIMSNLELQKKGMFLDFNRIKAHTESMRAKLAVKTPSMEQHIELLSGGNQQKVLMGRWMINAPLILIVDEPTRGIDVNAKAEIHRLLGEMNKNGTAVILVSSEMPEVLGMSDRIVIMHEGRKAGEIGREDATQELLMQIAFGEDEGRKH
- a CDS encoding NCS2 family permease, with product MKQETGRIDRFFQVSQNHSSVRTEVLAGITTFITIAYILILNPQILADPYVIMGDAAMAGKIANGVFIGTCIGAFIGTILCALYARVPFAQAPGMGLNAFFAYTVVLGMGYTYGQALVVVFISGVFFIVITAIGLREAIIRSIPDAVKTAITPGIGLFITIIGLKNAGIVISNPATLVSLVDFSQWKIEGADLALMSSALVALAGLVIMGMLHARKVKGSILLGIVAATLIGIPLGVTHISNLDMNIGMKFRDFAEVSFMKMDFAGLFSGANMVETIFTVTMLVISFSLVNMFDSIGTLLGAAKQSGMIDENGEVIRMKQALMSDAISTAAGAMVGTSTVTTVVESSAGIAAGGRTGLTSLVTALMFLGAILFAPIVSIVPAAATAPALIFVGILMLGNIRDVDFSDMSNALPAFCTIVFMPFTYSIANGVAFGLITYCLMKLTTGRRQDVKILTLAISVVFVVRYAFMTLG
- a CDS encoding ABC transporter permease, with product MENKERAAASRLIKKYSIILILIALMIVLTMIKPQFIKPGNLVNMLRQISLVGILTMGMMLVILIGDIDISGGPQIALTSVICAYFASRECPLVLAFLMPLLAGLCCGLVNGVLTAKMRIPSFIATLGMMSVAKGLALIVSKGQPISGIRPEIEWLGSKKLMGIPVLVIVFIICAAVVSIMLQKTAFGKKIYALGGNQEAARVCGINVDLTRIKVFLLMSVFATISGILITGRVSSGSATNGIEYHMDAIASTVIGGVSMTGGSGNVMGVVGGVLIMGVLQNGLDLMMVSPYLQQIFKGAIIVIAVVADNMKNRR
- a CDS encoding DUF4397 domain-containing protein, with amino-acid sequence MPPRPTPPRPIPPRPVPPVRPDWSWNWGTILPGIVLPLSPARVRFYNASVPGPIQIYVNNRLVVSNLNYLQYSRIYNVIPGRYRITVYQGNDMRSPLVDTWMSFRQNQDYTVALIRSGSNFRLQTSSF
- a CDS encoding substrate-binding domain-containing protein, translating into MLKGRIVSGKIVSILLAATMMAGCILTGCGSAESGSLEAADKVAETANAPAAGNGEEGPGGTSGEPAEVSVIIETFDNTFASFVMNAMKKYEEEHKDKIHITYLDSKQDANTQISQVENQILNGTQAIICLAVDAKQSEPIVRACKEAGVPLIAFNRIFENCDSFVGADGAVAGSLLARFTGEKTGGKGNVAIVNGIMGQENQFIRRDAIVETLGEMYPDMQVVIEGAGDWKRDKALQLVETWLQSGTDIDAILCLNDDMAMGTQLAVEQAGKSDDIIVCGVNGDPDGINAVRDGKIAATVFQNPDRQAEEALEAALQYIHGEKPESKIMIPFELVTADNVDDYVQYSQK
- a CDS encoding GGDEF domain-containing protein, whose product is MTGRGRQYRQIEAANQMLSQEALSEALTNLGNRNRFEKTIQAFEFDKQGCGTLGCIYIDVNGLHEINNHLGHQAGARMLKTISDIFLEYFDSQDIFRIGGDEFVILCKNMGREELVRRIEQVCRKTEEAGFSLSTGLEWRESDLRIEDIVQKAERAMQENKKGFYSSKGGERQRRELNQHMERLISEKKDADRFLSILAPVFEGVFFVNLETDTVRQIFIPSYFQEMLKECGDKYSRALLLYADRMVEPQYASLFELCCDYSRLEAMLEGEEIPDFTYRKKDGSQLRLRILKFYHYDSTGKETLWIFSDIEIIYIES
- a CDS encoding ISL3 family transposase — encoded protein: MYPNYTKAFLNLEGVFIKKVVQADSFIKIFIQSQPVEQTCPCCGAKTKRIHDYRLQEVQDIPLLGKQVILLLRKRRYLCPYCRKRFTEPYSFLPSYHRRTRRLAFYIVSLLRQTFSLKQIAELTGVSVQTVCRLLDTICYPPPDQLPQALSIDEFKGNASTGKYQCILVDPKKRRILDILPDRTQSHLADYWRNIPRKERLKVKFFVCDMWRPYTELAQTFFPNATIIVDKYHFIRQMTWAIENVRKRLQRSMPVSLRKYYKRSRKLILTRYKKLKDENKQACDLMLHYSEDLRLAHRMKEWFYDICQMEAYRQQQREFDDWIANAQSCGIKEFEACAKTYRAWRKEILNAFKYGLTNGPTEGFNNKIKVLKRSSYGIRNFKRFRTRILHCTS